A genomic stretch from Vibrio neptunius includes:
- a CDS encoding general secretion pathway protein GspB, whose product MSKVLQALEHSEQHHQTFSNMNLYQSVNDPRSRRTVSGWLLATVVVAPALVTGALSTYQSYLDQRVEWQASHQAKPQVLEVPFAYQTLLYPSFSGLRETYEYAKTDTDRIELVGQQDQTPKAQPQVPVKPSVQHTPKSENNTLLDGLDLSGLSPELAMRVESALESSTTPEPKYDDSKASDLAVHSRQWQGKLPPMNFQTHVYSSNPDKRWVKVNGIEYREGDWISNDIQLQHIEPQRSAISFKGSVIEVPALYDWKG is encoded by the coding sequence ATGTCAAAAGTACTGCAGGCTTTAGAACACTCAGAGCAACACCATCAGACGTTTAGCAATATGAATCTTTACCAGTCGGTCAATGATCCTCGATCTCGACGGACTGTATCAGGCTGGTTATTAGCTACGGTTGTTGTAGCCCCTGCGTTGGTAACGGGAGCCCTAAGCACATACCAGAGCTACCTCGATCAACGAGTGGAATGGCAAGCAAGTCATCAAGCGAAACCTCAAGTGCTAGAAGTCCCGTTTGCGTATCAAACTTTGCTTTATCCGTCATTTAGTGGCCTTCGCGAAACTTATGAATATGCTAAGACCGATACTGATCGTATAGAACTGGTAGGTCAACAAGATCAAACTCCCAAGGCTCAACCACAGGTACCTGTAAAACCGAGTGTTCAGCATACTCCTAAGTCAGAAAACAATACGCTACTAGATGGCTTGGATTTATCAGGTTTATCGCCTGAGCTTGCCATGCGGGTTGAATCGGCTCTGGAATCAAGTACAACCCCTGAGCCGAAGTATGATGACAGCAAGGCGTCCGATCTTGCGGTACACAGTCGCCAGTGGCAAGGAAAGTTACCGCCAATGAATTTCCAGACCCATGTTTACTCAAGCAATCCTGATAAACGTTGGGTGAAAGTTAATGGCATCGAGTATCGCGAAGGTGACTGGATCAGTAATGACATTCAACTGCAGCATATCGAACCGCAGCGCAGTGCGATTTCATTTAAAGGCTCGGTGATTGAAGTGCCAGCTTTATATGATTGGAAAGGATAA